A window of Streptomyces sp. SAI-127 contains these coding sequences:
- a CDS encoding SPFH domain-containing protein — translation MADITRRLGWRHLRGAPTAHIRHHRGGTLLHDGPGLSFWFRALTAALSEVPVDDRELAMTFHARTSDFQDVAVQATVTYRIGDPALAAARLDFSIDPDTGVWRGAPLEQLGTLLTETAQQHALDVLTRTSLSSALVDGVSAVRERIAAGLDAEPRLPATGIEVVAVRVMALRPEPEVERALRTPAREQIQQEADRATYERRAVAVERERAIAENELASQIELARREEQLVEQRGTNARREAEEHAAADAVRAEAEATRSVRLARAEAEGARTVGDAKAQAQAAWLRVHAEVEVATLHALAGTRLAENLPNIDSLTISPDVLTGLLAKLGAREPE, via the coding sequence ATGGCCGACATCACCCGGCGCCTCGGCTGGCGCCATCTGCGCGGCGCGCCCACGGCGCACATCCGGCACCACCGCGGCGGCACACTGCTGCACGACGGTCCGGGGCTCAGCTTCTGGTTCCGCGCACTGACGGCCGCGCTCTCCGAAGTTCCGGTGGACGACCGCGAGTTGGCCATGACGTTCCATGCCCGTACGTCGGACTTCCAGGACGTGGCGGTACAGGCGACCGTGACCTACCGGATCGGCGACCCGGCACTGGCCGCCGCCCGCCTGGACTTCTCGATCGACCCGGACACCGGCGTGTGGCGGGGCGCGCCCCTGGAGCAACTGGGCACGCTGCTCACGGAGACGGCCCAGCAGCACGCGCTCGACGTACTGACCCGGACATCCCTGTCCTCCGCCCTGGTCGACGGCGTTTCGGCGGTGCGGGAGAGGATCGCGGCGGGCCTGGACGCCGAACCACGGCTGCCGGCCACCGGCATCGAGGTGGTGGCCGTACGCGTGATGGCGCTGCGCCCCGAGCCGGAGGTGGAGCGCGCCCTGCGCACCCCGGCCCGCGAACAGATCCAGCAGGAGGCCGACCGGGCGACCTACGAACGGCGGGCCGTCGCCGTGGAGCGGGAACGGGCCATCGCCGAGAACGAACTGGCCAGCCAGATCGAACTCGCCCGCCGCGAGGAGCAGTTGGTGGAGCAGCGGGGCACGAACGCACGCCGGGAGGCGGAGGAGCACGCGGCGGCGGACGCGGTACGGGCCGAGGCGGAGGCGACACGGTCGGTACGGCTCGCTCGCGCGGAGGCCGAAGGCGCGCGCACGGTGGGCGACGCGAAGGCACAGGCGCAGGCCGCCTGGTTGCGGGTGCACGCGGAGGTCGAGGTCGCCACGCTGCACGCCCTCGCCGGGACCCGGCTCGCGGAGAACCTGCCGAACATCGACAGCCTGACGATCTCGCCGGACGTACTGACGGGGCTGCTGGCGAAGCTGGGCGCACGGGAGCCGGAGTGA
- a CDS encoding polynucleotide kinase-phosphatase, with protein MTEIQRTGRTLPVTDLSLVVLVGASGSGKSTFARRHFKPTEVISSDFCRGLVSDDENDQGATKDAFDVLHYIAGKRLAAGRRTVVDATSVQEDSRRQLIDLAKKYDVLPIAIVLDVPEEVCAERNAARTDRADMPIRVIKRHIRELRRSIRRLEREGFRKVHVLRGVADVENATVVTEKRFNDLTHLTGPFDIVGDIHGCALELESLLGKLGYTDGVHPEGRTAVFVGDLVDRGPDSPGVLRRVMSMVKSGNALCVPGNHENKYGRYLKGRKVQHTHGLAETIEQMESVSDEFRSEVREFIDGLVSHYVLDGGRLVVCHAGLPEKYHGRTSGRVRSHALYGDTTGETDEFGLPVRYPWAEDYRGRAAVVYGHTPVPEATWLNNTICLDTGAVFGGKLTALRWPERELVDVPAERVWYEPTKPLKTEAPGGHDGRPLDLADVHGRRAVETRHTGRVAVREENAAAALEVMSRFAVDPRLLPYLPPTMAPTATSHIEGYLEHPAEAFAQYAQDGVERVVCEEKHMGSRAVALVCRDAETARKRFGVDGPTGSLYTRTGRPFFDDESVTEAILDRLREAIGEAGLWSELTASNSASGAGDWLLLDAELMPWSLKAAGLLRSQYAAVGAAAGAVFPGALAALQGAADRGVDVTDLLARQRERADAADAFTDAYRRYCWTTDGLDGVRLAPFQILAVQGRSLAALPHDEQLALLDRLVEHDGTGLLQTTRRLYVDTGDPESVRAGVDWWLEMTGRGGEGMVVKPLGAVVRSPEGRLVQPGIKCRGREYLRIIYGPEYTRPENLDRLRKRFLNHKRSLAIREYALGLEALDRLAEGEPLWRVHEAVFGVLALESEPVDPRL; from the coding sequence ATGACCGAGATCCAGCGCACGGGACGGACTCTTCCCGTCACCGACCTCTCCCTCGTCGTCCTCGTCGGCGCCTCGGGCTCCGGCAAGTCCACCTTCGCCCGCCGGCACTTCAAGCCGACCGAGGTGATCTCCTCGGACTTCTGCCGGGGCCTGGTCTCCGACGACGAGAACGACCAGGGCGCGACGAAGGACGCCTTCGACGTCCTGCACTACATCGCGGGCAAGCGCCTGGCCGCCGGCCGCCGCACGGTCGTCGACGCGACCAGTGTGCAGGAGGACAGCCGACGGCAGCTGATCGACCTGGCGAAGAAGTACGACGTGCTGCCCATCGCCATCGTCCTGGACGTGCCGGAGGAGGTGTGCGCCGAGCGCAACGCGGCCCGCACCGACCGGGCCGACATGCCGATCCGGGTCATCAAGCGCCACATCCGTGAACTGAGGCGATCGATCCGCCGCCTGGAGCGCGAGGGCTTCCGCAAGGTGCACGTCCTGCGCGGCGTGGCGGACGTCGAGAACGCCACCGTCGTCACCGAGAAGCGCTTCAACGACCTGACCCACCTCACCGGCCCCTTCGACATCGTCGGTGACATCCACGGCTGCGCCTTGGAACTGGAGTCGCTGCTCGGCAAGTTGGGCTACACCGACGGCGTCCACCCCGAGGGCCGCACCGCGGTCTTCGTCGGTGACCTCGTCGACCGCGGCCCGGACAGCCCCGGTGTGCTGCGCCGCGTGATGTCGATGGTCAAGTCGGGCAACGCGCTGTGCGTGCCGGGCAACCACGAGAACAAGTACGGCCGTTACCTGAAGGGCCGCAAGGTCCAGCACACCCATGGCCTCGCGGAGACCATCGAGCAGATGGAGAGCGTCTCGGACGAGTTCCGGTCCGAGGTGAGGGAGTTCATCGACGGTCTGGTCAGCCACTACGTCCTCGACGGCGGCCGCCTGGTCGTCTGCCACGCCGGTCTGCCGGAGAAGTACCACGGCCGCACCTCCGGCCGGGTCCGCTCGCACGCCCTGTACGGCGACACCACCGGAGAGACCGACGAGTTCGGACTGCCGGTGCGCTACCCGTGGGCGGAGGACTACCGCGGCCGGGCGGCCGTGGTCTACGGCCACACGCCGGTTCCGGAGGCGACGTGGCTCAACAACACGATCTGCCTGGACACCGGAGCGGTCTTCGGCGGCAAGCTCACGGCGCTGCGCTGGCCGGAGCGGGAGCTGGTCGACGTACCGGCGGAGCGGGTCTGGTACGAGCCGACCAAGCCGCTGAAGACGGAGGCGCCCGGCGGGCACGACGGCCGGCCGCTGGACCTCGCCGACGTGCACGGCCGCCGGGCGGTCGAGACCCGGCACACGGGCCGGGTCGCCGTCCGGGAGGAGAACGCGGCCGCGGCCCTGGAGGTCATGAGCCGCTTCGCGGTGGACCCGCGGCTGCTGCCGTACCTCCCACCGACCATGGCACCGACGGCCACCAGCCACATCGAGGGGTACCTGGAGCACCCCGCCGAGGCCTTCGCGCAGTACGCGCAGGACGGTGTCGAGCGGGTCGTGTGCGAGGAGAAGCACATGGGCTCGCGGGCGGTGGCCCTGGTCTGCCGGGACGCGGAGACGGCCCGCAAGCGCTTCGGCGTGGACGGCCCGACCGGCTCCCTCTACACGCGCACCGGCCGCCCCTTCTTCGACGACGAGTCGGTGACGGAGGCGATCCTGGACCGCTTGCGAGAGGCGATCGGCGAGGCGGGCCTGTGGTCCGAACTCACTGCGTCCAACAGCGCCTCCGGCGCGGGGGACTGGCTCCTGCTGGACGCCGAGCTGATGCCGTGGTCGCTGAAGGCCGCCGGCCTGCTGCGGTCGCAGTACGCGGCCGTCGGCGCCGCGGCCGGCGCGGTCTTCCCGGGCGCGCTGGCCGCGCTCCAGGGGGCGGCCGACCGGGGCGTGGACGTGACGGACCTGCTGGCCCGCCAGCGCGAACGGGCCGACGCGGCGGACGCGTTCACCGACGCGTACCGGCGCTACTGCTGGACCACCGACGGTCTGGACGGCGTCCGCCTGGCGCCGTTCCAGATCCTCGCGGTGCAGGGCCGCAGTCTCGCCGCGCTCCCGCACGACGAGCAGCTGGCCCTGCTGGACCGCCTGGTGGAGCACGACGGCACCGGCCTGCTCCAGACCACCCGGCGCCTCTACGTCGACACCGGTGACCCGGAGTCGGTGCGGGCGGGCGTCGACTGGTGGCTGGAGATGACCGGCCGCGGCGGCGAGGGCATGGTCGTCAAGCCGCTCGGCGCGGTGGTCCGCAGCCCGGAGGGCCGGCTGGTCCAGCCCGGCATCAAGTGCCGCGGCCGGGAGTACCTGCGGATCATCTACGGTCCGGAGTACACCCGCCCGGAGAACCTCGACCGCCTGCGCAAGAGGTTCCTGAACCACAAGCGCTCCCTCGCGATCCGCGAGTACGCCCTCGGCCTGGAGGCCCTGGACCGGCTGGCGGAGGGCGAGCCGCTCTGGCGGGTCCACGAGGCGGTGTTCGGGGTGCTGGCGCTGGAGTCGGAGCCGGTCGACCCACGGCTGTGA
- a CDS encoding 3' terminal RNA ribose 2'-O-methyltransferase Hen1, whose translation MFLTISTTGTPERPATDLGFLLHKHPEKAQAFSTSYGRAHVLYPEADDQRCTAALLLEVDAVALVRRGKGKGRGGAPDAALAQYVNDRPYAASSLLAVALSAVFSSAMRGVCSAKPELPSQTRPLRIEVPAVAARGGPELVRRLFEPLGWTVTAEPVALDTEFPEWGDSRYVRLELESAQLTVAEALRHLYVLLPVLDDAKHYWVAPDEVDKLLRAGEGWLPAHPEQKLITSRYLSRRWSLTREAMERLELVRLAEADDSEVEDIDNAVEAETETEEKPTPLAVQRREAILEALRAAGAARVLDLGCGQGQLVQALLKDPKFTEIVGVDVSVRALTIASRRLKLDRMGERMASRVQLFQGSLAYTDKRLKGYDAAVLSEVIEHLDLPRLPALEYAVFGAARPRTVLVTTPNVEYNVRWESLPAGHVRHGDHRFEWTRQEFRAWASSVAERHGYDVEFMPVGPDDPEVGPPTQMAIFALSTAVIRTEKEAKAA comes from the coding sequence ATGTTTCTGACGATCAGTACCACCGGCACTCCCGAGCGCCCCGCCACCGATCTCGGCTTCCTGCTGCACAAGCATCCCGAGAAGGCGCAGGCGTTCTCCACCTCCTACGGCAGGGCGCACGTCCTGTATCCCGAGGCGGACGATCAGCGTTGCACGGCGGCGCTGTTGCTGGAGGTCGACGCGGTGGCGCTGGTCAGGCGCGGCAAGGGCAAAGGGCGCGGCGGCGCCCCGGACGCGGCGCTCGCGCAGTACGTCAACGACCGCCCCTACGCGGCGTCTTCGCTGCTCGCGGTGGCGCTGAGCGCGGTCTTCTCCAGCGCGATGCGCGGGGTGTGCAGCGCCAAGCCCGAACTCCCGTCGCAGACACGGCCGTTGCGCATCGAGGTGCCCGCTGTGGCGGCCCGCGGCGGCCCGGAACTCGTACGCCGCCTGTTCGAGCCGCTCGGCTGGACCGTGACGGCCGAACCGGTCGCGCTGGACACCGAGTTCCCCGAGTGGGGCGACTCGCGCTATGTCCGCCTCGAACTGGAGTCCGCGCAGCTGACCGTCGCCGAGGCCCTGCGTCATCTGTACGTCCTCCTCCCCGTCCTCGACGACGCCAAGCACTACTGGGTGGCCCCCGACGAGGTCGACAAGCTGCTCAGGGCCGGTGAGGGCTGGCTGCCCGCGCACCCGGAGCAGAAGCTGATCACCAGCCGTTACCTGTCCCGCCGCTGGTCGCTGACGCGTGAGGCGATGGAACGCCTGGAGCTGGTGCGGCTGGCCGAGGCCGACGACAGCGAGGTCGAGGACATCGACAACGCCGTCGAGGCGGAGACCGAGACCGAGGAGAAGCCGACCCCGCTCGCCGTCCAGCGCCGTGAGGCCATCCTGGAGGCGCTGCGCGCGGCCGGCGCCGCCCGCGTCCTCGACCTCGGCTGCGGACAGGGCCAGTTGGTGCAGGCACTGCTCAAGGACCCGAAGTTCACCGAGATCGTCGGCGTCGACGTGTCGGTGCGGGCGCTCACCATCGCCTCCCGGCGGCTGAAGCTGGACCGCATGGGGGAGCGGATGGCCTCGCGCGTCCAGCTCTTCCAGGGCTCGCTGGCGTACACCGACAAGCGGCTCAAGGGGTACGACGCCGCCGTGCTCAGCGAGGTGATCGAGCACCTCGACCTGCCCCGGTTGCCCGCCCTGGAGTACGCGGTGTTCGGCGCGGCCCGTCCGCGGACCGTCCTCGTGACGACCCCGAACGTCGAGTACAACGTCCGCTGGGAGTCGCTCCCGGCCGGGCACGTCCGGCACGGCGACCACCGCTTCGAGTGGACGCGGCAGGAGTTCCGGGCCTGGGCCTCGTCGGTGGCCGAACGGCACGGCTACGACGTGGAGTTCATGCCGGTGGGGCCGGACGACCCGGAGGTGGGGCCGCCCACGCAGATGGCCATTTTTGCATTGAGCACAGCTGTGATCAGGACCGAGAAGGAGGCGAAGGCGGCATGA
- a CDS encoding LLM class F420-dependent oxidoreductase, producing the protein MDLRIFTEPQQGASYDTLLTVARATEDLGFDAFFRSDHYLKMGDADGLPGPTDAWITLAGLARETKRIRLGTLMTAATFRLPGVLAIQVAQVDQMSGGRVELGLGAGWFEEEHAAYGIPFPKEKFPRLEEQLEIVTGLWATEPGETFDFHGEHYDLTKSPALPKPAQSRIPVLIGGHGATRTPRLAARYADEFNMPFASPEDSETQFGRVRAAAQEAGRAADAITYSNALVVCVGKDDQEVARRAAALGREVEELKTNGLAGTPAEVVDKIGRYAAVGSRRIYLQVLDLDDLDHLELISAQVQSQLS; encoded by the coding sequence ATGGATCTCCGTATCTTCACCGAGCCCCAGCAGGGCGCGAGCTACGACACCCTCCTCACCGTCGCCAGGGCCACCGAGGACCTCGGCTTCGACGCGTTCTTCCGTTCCGACCACTACCTGAAGATGGGCGACGCCGACGGCCTCCCCGGCCCCACCGACGCCTGGATCACCCTCGCCGGCCTCGCCCGTGAGACCAAGCGCATACGCCTCGGCACCCTGATGACCGCGGCCACCTTCCGGCTCCCCGGCGTCCTCGCCATCCAGGTCGCCCAGGTCGACCAGATGTCCGGCGGCCGCGTCGAACTGGGCCTCGGGGCCGGTTGGTTCGAGGAGGAGCACGCGGCGTACGGCATCCCGTTCCCGAAGGAGAAGTTCCCGCGCCTGGAGGAGCAGCTGGAGATCGTCACCGGCCTGTGGGCCACCGAGCCCGGCGAGACCTTCGACTTCCACGGCGAGCACTACGACCTCACGAAGTCACCCGCGCTGCCCAAGCCCGCCCAGAGCAGGATCCCCGTGCTGATCGGCGGCCACGGCGCGACCCGCACCCCGCGCCTCGCCGCCCGTTACGCCGATGAGTTCAACATGCCGTTCGCCTCGCCCGAGGACAGCGAGACGCAGTTCGGCCGGGTCCGTGCCGCCGCCCAGGAGGCGGGCCGCGCGGCCGACGCGATCACCTACTCCAACGCGCTCGTCGTCTGCGTGGGCAAGGACGACCAGGAGGTCGCCCGCCGTGCCGCCGCGCTCGGCCGCGAGGTCGAGGAGCTCAAGACCAACGGCCTGGCCGGCACCCCCGCCGAGGTCGTCGACAAGATCGGCCGCTATGCCGCCGTGGGCTCGCGCCGGATCTACCTCCAGGTCCTCGATCTCGACGACCTGGACCACCTGGAGCTGATCTCGGCGCAGGTCCAGTCGCAGCTGTCGTAA
- a CDS encoding DUF6099 family protein has protein sequence MDAVRLIVTSRRALAGGGEAPQVMAEVWQAQALAQAIGSRLAVAGPPELRGEALGLTELAGRGCGVLDRPDIAMAELRAAQLTELGDARQALVYLGGLLGEVGIALVGLASAADDETTYWQCMEAIDAADESRDRVLQMLRRLADRGEELPEAG, from the coding sequence ATGGACGCGGTGCGGCTCATCGTGACGAGCAGGCGTGCCCTGGCCGGGGGCGGCGAGGCGCCTCAGGTCATGGCGGAGGTGTGGCAGGCGCAGGCACTGGCCCAGGCGATAGGGAGCCGCCTCGCGGTCGCCGGGCCTCCCGAACTCCGGGGCGAGGCCTTGGGGCTGACCGAGCTGGCGGGCCGCGGTTGCGGTGTCCTCGACCGCCCCGACATCGCCATGGCGGAGTTGCGGGCCGCCCAGCTCACCGAGCTCGGTGACGCCCGCCAGGCCCTCGTCTACCTCGGCGGCCTCCTCGGCGAGGTGGGCATAGCCCTGGTCGGCCTCGCGTCCGCGGCGGACGACGAGACGACGTACTGGCAGTGCATGGAGGCGATCGACGCGGCGGACGAGTCGCGGGACCGGGTGCTGCAGATGCTGCGAAGACTGGCGGATCGGGGGGAGGAGTTGCCGGAGGCGGGGTGA
- a CDS encoding nucleotide pyrophosphohydrolase, with product MTEPLDVAKLQRRLAEFAAARDWQPYHTPKNLVAALSVEASELVEIFQWLTPEESARVMDDPDTAHRVTDEIADVLAYLLQLCEVLGVDPLAALDAKIDRNERRFPAP from the coding sequence GTGACAGAACCTCTCGACGTGGCGAAACTGCAGCGCCGGCTGGCCGAGTTCGCGGCGGCCCGCGATTGGCAGCCGTACCACACCCCCAAGAACCTCGTCGCCGCGCTCAGCGTGGAGGCCTCCGAACTGGTCGAGATCTTCCAGTGGTTGACGCCCGAGGAGTCGGCGCGGGTCATGGACGACCCCGACACCGCGCACCGTGTCACGGACGAGATCGCCGATGTGCTCGCGTATCTGCTCCAGTTGTGCGAGGTGCTCGGCGTCGATCCGCTGGCGGCGCTGGACGCGAAGATCGACCGGAACGAGCGGAGGTTTCCGGCGCCGTAA